AGATAGGGGGCTCAAAAACGTCTTCGTCAGCAACGGCTACATGAGCGAGGAGGCGACGAGGACGATCGAGCCGTACCTCGACGCGATAAACGTCGACCTGAAGGGAAATGACGGCTTCTACAGGAAGGTCTGCGGCGCGAGGCTCGACCCCGTTAAGAGGACGATAGAGCTGATGTGGGGGCTCGGGATCTGGGTGGAGGTGACGACCCTGGTGATCCCCGGATACAACGACTCCGACGAGGACCTCCGGGAGATCGCGGAGTTCCTATCGTCGGTGAGCCCTGAGATCCCGTGGCACGTCACGGCCTTCTATCCCACCTACAGACTCAAGGATGCCCCGCCCACGCCAGCGAAGACGATCCGGAGGGCGGAGGAGATCGGAAGGGGAGCAGGGCTAAATTTCGTCTACGCCGGAAACATACCCGGCGAGGGCGAGAATACGACCTGTCCGGCTTGCGGCGAGACCCTGGTGGAGCGGTTCGGCTTTCGGGTGGCGAGAAACGGGATCGTCGACGGCAGATGCCCATCATGCGGCGAGGGGATCCCGGGGGTATGGTGATATCCCGTTCTAGGTCGGCCTGGGGGATAAGAATAGATACTTCCCAGAGCGATATTTGGGTGCCATGATCAGGAAAGTCAGGATGACAAAGACATGAGTATTCAG
The sequence above is drawn from the Methanothrix harundinacea 6Ac genome and encodes:
- the amrS gene encoding AmmeMemoRadiSam system radical SAM enzyme — its product is MTEALFYDKLDGGAVRCGLCNHFCRIKPEKRGICGVRENYGGVLKTLVYGRLIAMHVDPIEKKPLYHFMPGHLSYSIATVGCNFRCLHCQNADISQIPAEGGAIRGERVEPERVVAEALSAGCRSVAYTYTEPTIFFEYALDVSRLAADRGLKNVFVSNGYMSEEATRTIEPYLDAINVDLKGNDGFYRKVCGARLDPVKRTIELMWGLGIWVEVTTLVIPGYNDSDEDLREIAEFLSSVSPEIPWHVTAFYPTYRLKDAPPTPAKTIRRAEEIGRGAGLNFVYAGNIPGEGENTTCPACGETLVERFGFRVARNGIVDGRCPSCGEGIPGVW